CCGCCTGGGAGATGTCGTTGTTCACCGCCTTGCTGTAACCGGCCGCGCCGCCGAGGGTCCAGCTGTCGCCGCGATAGGTGGACTTCACGTCGAATGCCGAAGTGCGCACCACCGACTTGCGGATGTTGCTGTCGAAGGTGCCCTGGGCGATGGCCGGGCAGCCCACGTTATCGTTGCCGCAGACGTGGCCGCCGGTGATGACGCCGTTCGGACCCGGGGTGAAGCTGGTGATGTTGCCCAGCGTGCCGGACGAGCCGGTGAACGGGTAGAGCGACTGGTTCCAGTTGTCGAAGTTTTCGCGGATGAACAGCGAGTTGACGTCGATGTCCCAGTTATCGGTCGGTCGGACCTGGAAACCGAGCGTGGCGGTGTCGCGCTTGCGCTTCTGCTGGAAGTACGCCGCATTGACTTCGTCGGGTACCTTGGCATTCGGGTCCAGCGTGCCGTTGGCGATGCCGTCGGCGACGTACGGGCTGGCCGCCCACTTCGATACGGGGCTGTAGCTGAAGATTTCCAGGCCACGGCGATCGATCTTCTCTTCGTAATGCTGCAACGAAGCGATCATGCCGAAGGTGTTGGAGGTGTTCTTCCAGCTGTACAGCACCGAGCCGGACGGACGGCTTCCGTTGCTGGCCTGGTCGTTGTAGTTCAGGCCGAAGCTGCCGCGGATGGTGTTGGCCGGCAGGTCGAGCGGCTGCAGCGTATGCAGCATCACCGTGCCGCCGAGGCTACCCTCGGGCAGGCGCGCTTCGGGCGACTTGAACACTTCCAGGCGACCGATGATTTCCGGCGCGAGCATGGTGAAGTCGAAGCCGCGATTGGGCTGCGCACCGTACTGCCACGGCGTCTGCGAGATCGGCTGGCCGTTGAGGAAGGTGAGGTTGAGGCTGGGATCGGTACCGTCGATCGATACGCGGTCGCCCTGGCCGAACTGGCGATCGATCACGACGCCGGGAATCTGCGTCATGGCCTCGGCCACGTTGGTGTTGGGGAACTTGCCGATGTCCTCGGCGGTGACCGCTTCGACCACCGCGTCGGCGTTGCGCTTGGTGTCGAGCGACTTCTCCAGGCTGGCGCGGATGCCCGTGACCGTCACGCCCTCGAGCTGGGCGGCCTTGGCGGCATCGGCTTTTTCCTGGGCGGTCTGGGTATGGGCGGGCTGCGTCGTGTCCTGCGCGACGGCCGTTCCGGCGATACAACACAATCCGGCGATGATGCTCGCCGTGAGCAGGTTCCTGCGATGCGACATGGTGTCCTCCCCTCAGAGGATGAATGTTTTGCGATCGATGGGGCCTCGCGGCCCCGGCTTCCTAACTTGACGCGTGACGCGTTCCTTTCCCGCTCTTCAATGAGCGGTCGAACCGTGCAGGTAGAGACCGGCGGCACCGATCACACCCAACTGTCCGTGGTCCATCAGACGTACCGGCACTTGCTGTAGAAAGGCGCGCATGACGCCCTTGTTGAAAAACCTGTTGGCGAAGCTGCTGGCGAGCAGGCGGTCGCGTACCTGCGGCAGGATGCCGCCGGCGAGGTACACGCCGCCGCGGGCACCGTAGAGCAGGGCGAGGTCGCCCACGAAACTGCCGAGCAGCCCGCAGAAGACGTCCAGCGCCTCGACCGCGGCGGGATCGCTCCCGTCCAGCGCGGCGCGCGTCACGTCCGAAGGCTCGGCCAGCGTCGCGGTCGTGCCGCGCAGCGTCGAGATGGCCCGGTAGAGATTGACGAGGCCGGGGCCCGAAAGCGCCGCCTCGTACGACACGTAGTCGCGACCGCGGGCGAGTTCGCGAAGGATCGCCATCTCGCGCTCGTTGCCCGGCGCGAGCGAGATCTGTCCCGCCTCGGTGGGCAACACGGTGGCGTGCGGCGAACCCGGCAACAGCACGGCGGAACCCAGTCCGGTGCCCGGCCCCATCACCAGCACCGGGCCCGTCGCCGGGGCGACGCTGGTGGGGATGATAGGCTGGGTTTCGTGGGTCTGCAGGAACTGGCAGGCGTAGGCGACGGCCTCGAAATCGTTGACCACGGCGAGGCCGGCGAGGCCGAGCGCGTCGCGGATGTCACCGATGGAGACAGACCACGGCAGGTTCTCGTTCACCACGGCATCGCCGAGCACGTAACCGGCGGACGCCACGGCGCAATGCTTCACCGCGGCCTGGCCGTCGAGATGCGTCACGAAGTCCTGCAGCACGGCGGTGAGGCTCGGCCAGTCGGCGCAGGCATAGCGTTCGTAGCGCAACACCTCGATGCCGTCGCCGGCACGGCGCACGAGACCGATGCGGGCATGCGTTCCGCCCACGTCGGCGGCGAGGAACGCCTCCGCCTGGGACGCACGCACGATCTCCCGCTGCTTGGCCGATTCGCCCACTCGATGCTCCCCGATGATCGCCCTGACGTCGTCACGGTGAAAGTTCCATGACGGCTCGATTCGAGCGGAGTCTGGAAGCCGGATGACAACGTTGTCAATGGGACAAAAGGACAAGACACGCGAATTTCCGTCATGCGGCGCAATAGCACTCATGCATGTGGTTTCAACGACTTGGGGAAAACGCCCCAGTTAGATCGTGATTATTCGCGGAGGCTCGCCATGCTGCGTTGCACCATCGAAAGTCCGGGAGGCCACGCCCCGTCCATGGGGGAGCAAGCATTCGCATTGACAACGTTGCGCGCACGAGTCAATAAAGGGACAAATCGCCGCGCGCCCGACCGTTCCGGCACGCCACGCACAACCACCGGGGAGCACCCATGTCGTCCACTTCGGCCGCCGTCGACCAGACGCGCCCATCCAGTCTGGTTCCGATGATCATCATCGGCGTCCTCTTCTTCATCTTCGGCTTCGTGACCTGGCTCAACGGCCCGCTGATCACCTTCGTGAAGCTGGCCTTCAACCTGGACGACGTCAACGCCTTCCTCGTGCCGATGGCGTTCTACCTCTCGTACTTCTTCCTCGCCCTGCCTTCGTCGTTCATCCTCAAGAAAACCGGCATGAAGAAAGGCATGGGCTTGGGCCTGTTCGTGATGGCCATCGGCGCGGTGATGTTCGGCCAGTTCGTGACCATGCGCGTGTACCCGGGGGCCCTCGTCGGCCTGTTCGTGATCGGCGCGGGGCTTTCGCTGCTGCAGACGGCATCGAACCCGTATATCTCGATCCTCGGCCCCATCGAGAGCGGGGCGCAGCGCATCGCCTTCATGGGCATCTGCAACAAGCTCGCCGGCGCGGCCGCGCCGTTCGTGTTCAGCGCGGTGGTGATGAGCAACATCCGCACGTTCGGCGACCAGGTGGCCGCCACCACCGACCCGGTGCAGAAGGATGCCCTGCTCGCCGCCTTCGCCGCCAAGGTGCACATGCCGTACATGGTGATGGCCGGCCTGCTGGTGGTGCTGGCGATCTGGGTGGTGCGGTCGTCGCTGCCGGAGATCAAGCCGTCGAGCGACAACTCCGAGCGCGCCATCGGCCACGCGAAAGGCAGCCTCCTGAGCTTTCCGCACCTGTGGCTGGGCGTGCTCTGCCTGTTCGTCTACGTGGGCGTGGAAGTCATGGCGGGCGACGCCATCGGCACCTATGGCCAGGGCTTCGGCATGAACCCCGCCGACACGCAGCACTTCACCTCGTTCACCCTCATCGCAATGCTGGTCGGCTACGTGGCTGGCCTGGTGCTGATTCCCAGGTTCGTCTCCCAGCAGCGTTACCTGGCGTTCTCGGCGATCCTCGGCGTGGCGCTGTCGATCGGCACCTACCTGACCAGCGGCTACGTCTCGGTCGGACTGGTCGCGGCGCTGGGGTTCGCCAACGCCATGATGTGGCCGGCGATCTTCCCGCTGGCCATCAAGGGCCTGGGCCGGCTCACCGAGTTCGGGTCGGCCTTCCTCATCATGGGCATCGCCGGCGGCGCGATCATCCCGGTGATCTTCGCCCACCTGAAGCAGACCCACGATTTCCAGGCCGTGTTCCTCTGCATCATGGTGCCCTGCTACCTCTACATCCTGTACTACGGCGCGGCGGGCCACCGCGTCGGGCAACACGTCAGGGACTGACGCACATATATCTTCGCCAGGAGACGGCCGTCCATTAGGATGGCCGTCTTGCCATAGAGGGTCGTAGATTGCGCAGCCCCACCATCAAGGACGTCGCCGAACGCGCGGGCGTCTCGCTGAAGACGGTATCCCGCGTCATCAACCACGAGCCGTCCGTGCACGCGCGCACCCGCGACAAGGTGCAGCGCGCGATCGAGGCGCTCGACTACCAGCCGGACCAGGCGGCGCGCAGCCTGCGCAGTTCGCGTACCTACGCCCTCGGCCTGGTCTACGACAACCCCAACGCGCACTACGTCATCGCCATGCAGAACGGCGTGCTGTCGGTGTGCCGGGAGCGCGGCTTCGGCCTGCAGATCCATCCCTGCGACTCCTCGGCGCCCCGGCTTGCCGAGCAGCTGGGCGACCTGGTCCGGCGCAACCGGCTGGCCGGCCTGGTGCTGTGCCCGCCGATGTCCGAGCAACCCGCGCTGCTGGCCGCGCTCACCGAGCAGAAGGTGCCCTTCGTGCGGATCATCTCCGCGCGGCAGGATCCGAAGGACGGCTGGCCCTGCGTGTTCGTCGACGACCGCGACGCGGCCTACGCCATCACCGAACACCTCATCCAGCTCGGCCACCATCGCATCGGTTTCCTCTGGGGTGGCAAGGATCACCGCTCGAGCCCCGAGCGTTACCAGGGCTACGAAGACGCGCTGCGCGAATACGGCCTGCCGGTGGACAAGAAGCTCGTGGTGGAAGGCGACTATTCCTTCGACGACGGCTTCCGCGGCGCCCGCAAGCTACTGGCCCTGAAGGAGCCGCCCACCGCGATTTTCGGCTCCAACGACGAGATCGCCGCCGGCGTGCTCGCCGCCGCGCGCTCGGGTGGCGTCGACGTGCCCTGGGAGCTGTCCATCGCCGGTTTCGAGGACAGCCCGTTCTCCAAGCAGTCGTGGCCCGCGCTCACCACCGCCCGGCAGAACACCGAGGAAATCGGGCGCCACGCGGCGCAGCGGCTCATCGCCGAACTCGACCGCGACGAAGGGCACGTGATCGACAACGAGGGTTTCAGCCCCGAGCTCGTGGTCCGCGGCTCGACCGCACCCCGCAGGCTCTGACGCCGGCACCCGGCCGACCGGCCGGGTGAGCGCCACGCTCTCTTAACACCTTATTTGTTAAATTCCCCGGGTTGTCTCCGCCGCGTCGCATGTCGACGCCCCCCGCGGAACATCCTCGCGAGTCTTCCGACCGCGCCAGGCGACGCCTTCGACGCGTTGCGCATCCCTATCCCAGGACGGTCCTTCCGGCCACGCCGGCGCGTGCCCGTCCGTGCGAACAGGAGCACCGATGGGAATGCCGGAATACACCGGGAACGATGCCCACTTCGGTTGGTTCACCCGCCGCCGCGCGAACCTGAAGCCCGACGACCTCACCATCGTCGACGAACCCATGCTGAGGCGAGCCGTCGGCGCCGCTGCGCTGGGCAACGCGATGGAGTGGTTCGACTTCGGGGTGTACGGCTATCTCGCCGTCACGCTCGGCCACGTGTTCTTCCCGGGCAACAGCCCCACGGCGCAGGTGATCGCCACCTTCGCCACCTTTACCGTCGCGTTTCTCGTGCGTCCGCTGGGTGGCCTCGTGTTCGGCCCGCTCGGCGATCGTTTCGGGCGCCAGCGCGTGCTCGCCGCCACGATGATCATGATGGCGCTGGGTACCTTCGCCATCGGCCTCATCCCCTCGTACGAACGCATCGGCCTATGGGCACCCGCGCTGCTGTTGCTCGCCCGCCTGCTGCAGGGCTTCTCCACCGGCGGGGAATACGGCGGCGCCGCGACCTTCATCGCCGAATATTCCACCGACGCGCGACGAGGACAGATGGGGAGCTGGCTGGAGTTCGGCACGCTCGGCGGCTACATCGCCGGCGCGGGCGTGGTGACCGCGCTGACTTCGCTGCTGGATGCGCGCGCCATGCTCGACTGGGGCTGGCGGATCCCCTTCCTCGTCGCCGGTCCGTTGGGACTGCTGGGCCTGTACATGCGGATGAAGCTGGAGGAAACCCCGGCATTCAAGGCGCACGCGGAAGCGATGGAGGGGCAGGGCGACATGCCGAGCGTCGGCCTCCGGGAGCTGGTCGCCGTGCATGGGCCGCAACTGCTCAAGTGCATCGGCCTCGTGCTCGTGTTCAACGTCACCGACTACATGCTGCTCACCTACATGCCGAGCTATCTCACGGTGACGCTGGGTTACGGCGAGGCGAAGGGACTGCTGCTGATCCTCATCGTCATGCTGGTGATGATGCCGCTCAACGTGATCGGCGGACACTTCAGCGACCGGTTCGGACGCAAGCCGATGATCGTCGGTGCCTGCGTGGCGATGTTCGCGCTCGCGATCCCATGCATGCTCCTGTTGGGTACCGGCAGCGACGTGCTCATCTTCGCCGGCCTCATGCTGCTCGGCGTCGCGCTGGTCTGCTTCACGAGCACCATGCCGTCCACGCTGCCCGCGCTGTTCTACACGCCCGTGCGCTACAGCGCGCTATCCATCGCGTTCAATCTGTCGGTGTCGTTGTTCGGCGGTACCACCCCGTTGCTCACCGCCTGGCTGGTGGAGCGCACGGGCGATCCCCTCGTGCCGGCGTACTACCTGATGGCGGCGGCCGTGGTCGGCATGGTGACGATGGCATTCGTCACCGAAACGGCCGGCCTGCCGCTGCGCGGTTCGCCGCCCGCGGTGGCCGATCATGCCGAGGCGCGCGAATGGCTCGAGGGCGACGCGCCGCTCACCGTCGACGCCGAACTCCCTTCACCGGCGAATCAGCAGGCCGCCGTAAACGCGGGATAGTCGATTCCCGTCCAGTGTCCGCACCGGCGTGTCCGCGGACACTCGCGATGCGCCACGCGCCGCCACGTGGCGCGCTTCGCGCCATGGCATGCAACTTGCTCCCGGCCGCTTGACCCGCCTGTCGCGCACGATGCGGCGCGGCACTCCACACAAGCGTGCAAGGACAATCGACGATGGGGACGAAAACCTGGGCAGGCCGGCTCGTGCTGGCCCTCGCGTGGCTGCCGGCCGTCGCGGGCGCGGAAGACCTGCTCGACATCTACCGGCAGGCCGTGGCCAACGATCCCGTGCTGGCCGGCGCGGACGCGCGTCGGCTGGTCGCCGCCGAAGCCGTGCCGCAGGCCCGGTCGGCGTTGCTTCCGCAGCTTTCCGCCGGCCTCCAGCTGCAACAGTTCCATCCCGGTCGCATCTATGCCGACGGCAGCGACCAGGGAACGTCGGGCGACGGCGGGCACAGTCGCGAACGCGACCTCTCGCTGTCGCTCGACCAGACGGTACTCGACCTGTCGAAGTTCTCCCGCGAGCGCGGCGCGCACGACACCGCCGACGCGCAGGAGGAAACCTATCGCGGGGAACTGCAGAACCTCTACGTGCGCGTCGCTTCGGCCTATTTCGCCGCGCTCGTGGCGCAGGACCAGCTCGCCGTCTTCCGGTCGTACGAGGACGCGTACAAGCAGCAGCACGAGCAGGCCTCCGAGTTGTTCAAGGACGGCCTGGCCCCGGCGTCGGACCTCAGCCAGTCCGAAGCCTATTACTTCTACATCCGCTCGCAGCGGGTGTCCGCGGAGGATGCCCTGAAGGACGCGCGCCGCGCCTTGCAGGAAATCACGGGCAAGGAACCCGGCCACCTGAAGACCCTGCGTGACGACCTGCCGATGCAGCCGCCGTCGCCGAACGACGCCAAGGCCTGGGTGGACCAGGCCATGAACATGAACCCGGATCTCCTCGCCGCGAGCCACCTGGTGAGCGCCGACGAGCATTCCATCTCAGCGGCCCGCGCCGGCCACCTGCCGACCCTCGGGCTCTCGGTGGGTTACGACAAGACGGGTGCATGGTCGAGCACGACACGAGGCGGCGCGAGTTACGGCCCGGGCAATACCACGCTGGGCCTCGTGCTTACCGTGCCCATCTTCAGCGGTGGCCTGACCCAGTCGCAGGTTCGCCAGGCGATCCACCAGCGAGACGCCGACCAGGAAGACCTCGAGGCCCTGCGCCGCCGCACCGCGCGCGATGCGTACAACTATTTCAACCTCGTCACCGACGGCATCGGCCAGGTGGAAGACGCGCGCGGATCGGTCGAGGCCGCGAAGAAAACGGTCGAGTCGATGAAGGCCGGTTACGACATCGGCACGCAGAGCCTGACCAACGT
This window of the Luteibacter aegosomatis genome carries:
- the glk gene encoding glucokinase; this translates as MGESAKQREIVRASQAEAFLAADVGGTHARIGLVRRAGDGIEVLRYERYACADWPSLTAVLQDFVTHLDGQAAVKHCAVASAGYVLGDAVVNENLPWSVSIGDIRDALGLAGLAVVNDFEAVAYACQFLQTHETQPIIPTSVAPATGPVLVMGPGTGLGSAVLLPGSPHATVLPTEAGQISLAPGNEREMAILRELARGRDYVSYEAALSGPGLVNLYRAISTLRGTTATLAEPSDVTRAALDGSDPAAVEALDVFCGLLGSFVGDLALLYGARGGVYLAGGILPQVRDRLLASSFANRFFNKGVMRAFLQQVPVRLMDHGQLGVIGAAGLYLHGSTAH
- a CDS encoding sugar MFS transporter, with protein sequence MSSTSAAVDQTRPSSLVPMIIIGVLFFIFGFVTWLNGPLITFVKLAFNLDDVNAFLVPMAFYLSYFFLALPSSFILKKTGMKKGMGLGLFVMAIGAVMFGQFVTMRVYPGALVGLFVIGAGLSLLQTASNPYISILGPIESGAQRIAFMGICNKLAGAAAPFVFSAVVMSNIRTFGDQVAATTDPVQKDALLAAFAAKVHMPYMVMAGLLVVLAIWVVRSSLPEIKPSSDNSERAIGHAKGSLLSFPHLWLGVLCLFVYVGVEVMAGDAIGTYGQGFGMNPADTQHFTSFTLIAMLVGYVAGLVLIPRFVSQQRYLAFSAILGVALSIGTYLTSGYVSVGLVAALGFANAMMWPAIFPLAIKGLGRLTEFGSAFLIMGIAGGAIIPVIFAHLKQTHDFQAVFLCIMVPCYLYILYYGAAGHRVGQHVRD
- a CDS encoding LacI family DNA-binding transcriptional regulator yields the protein MRSPTIKDVAERAGVSLKTVSRVINHEPSVHARTRDKVQRAIEALDYQPDQAARSLRSSRTYALGLVYDNPNAHYVIAMQNGVLSVCRERGFGLQIHPCDSSAPRLAEQLGDLVRRNRLAGLVLCPPMSEQPALLAALTEQKVPFVRIISARQDPKDGWPCVFVDDRDAAYAITEHLIQLGHHRIGFLWGGKDHRSSPERYQGYEDALREYGLPVDKKLVVEGDYSFDDGFRGARKLLALKEPPTAIFGSNDEIAAGVLAAARSGGVDVPWELSIAGFEDSPFSKQSWPALTTARQNTEEIGRHAAQRLIAELDRDEGHVIDNEGFSPELVVRGSTAPRRL
- the proP gene encoding glycine betaine/L-proline transporter ProP; the encoded protein is MPEYTGNDAHFGWFTRRRANLKPDDLTIVDEPMLRRAVGAAALGNAMEWFDFGVYGYLAVTLGHVFFPGNSPTAQVIATFATFTVAFLVRPLGGLVFGPLGDRFGRQRVLAATMIMMALGTFAIGLIPSYERIGLWAPALLLLARLLQGFSTGGEYGGAATFIAEYSTDARRGQMGSWLEFGTLGGYIAGAGVVTALTSLLDARAMLDWGWRIPFLVAGPLGLLGLYMRMKLEETPAFKAHAEAMEGQGDMPSVGLRELVAVHGPQLLKCIGLVLVFNVTDYMLLTYMPSYLTVTLGYGEAKGLLLILIVMLVMMPLNVIGGHFSDRFGRKPMIVGACVAMFALAIPCMLLLGTGSDVLIFAGLMLLGVALVCFTSTMPSTLPALFYTPVRYSALSIAFNLSVSLFGGTTPLLTAWLVERTGDPLVPAYYLMAAAVVGMVTMAFVTETAGLPLRGSPPAVADHAEAREWLEGDAPLTVDAELPSPANQQAAVNAG
- a CDS encoding TolC family outer membrane protein, with the translated sequence MGTKTWAGRLVLALAWLPAVAGAEDLLDIYRQAVANDPVLAGADARRLVAAEAVPQARSALLPQLSAGLQLQQFHPGRIYADGSDQGTSGDGGHSRERDLSLSLDQTVLDLSKFSRERGAHDTADAQEETYRGELQNLYVRVASAYFAALVAQDQLAVFRSYEDAYKQQHEQASELFKDGLAPASDLSQSEAYYFYIRSQRVSAEDALKDARRALQEITGKEPGHLKTLRDDLPMQPPSPNDAKAWVDQAMNMNPDLLAASHLVSADEHSISAARAGHLPTLGLSVGYDKTGAWSSTTRGGASYGPGNTTLGLVLTVPIFSGGLTQSQVRQAIHQRDADQEDLEALRRRTARDAYNYFNLVTDGIGQVEDARGSVEAAKKTVESMKAGYDIGTQSLTNVVVAIEILANVRTQYISVRHQFILNKLLLKRSAGVASLDDIQDINRLLE